The DNA region TGGGCCGTCCGCTGGTGGCTCACTGCCAGACCACGTGGTACCGGGACGAGGAGTACTACGCCGTCCCGTGGCGCGGGCGTTGGAGCAGCGAGGGCGGTGGCCCCGCGATGGGGCACGGCATCCACCAGATGGACCTGCTGCTCGACCTGCTCGGCCCGTGGGCGGAGATCCGCGCGATGGCGGGGCGGCTCGTGCACGACGTCGAGACGGAGGACGTCTCCACCGCTCTCGTCCGCTTCCGGAACGGAACGATGGCGACGGTCGTGAACAGTGTGCTCAGCCCGGACCAGGTGAGCCGCATCCGGATCGACTGCGAGCGCGCCACGGTCGAGCTCACCCATCTGTACGGGCACCGCAACGCGGACTGGCGGATCACCCCGGCCCCCGGCGTCCCCGCCGAAGAGGCAGCCGGCTGGCTCGACTTCGGGCCGGACGAGCCCAGCTCCCACGAGGCGCAGCTGCGTGGCCTCCTGGAGGACCTCCGGGCCGGACGCCGGCCACGCAGCAGCGGCACCGACGGCCGCAAGAGCCTCGAACTGGTCGCGGCGCTCTACAAGGCCGCGTTCCGTGGGACCACCGTGCGGGCCGGGGAGATCGGCCCCGGCGATCCGTTCTACGGCTCCCTGCACGGCGACTCCCCCGGCTGGGCCCCCGGTCCCCTGGGCCGGGCCGTGGAGGTCACGGCGTGACGCGGGCCGTGGAACTCGTCCACCGGCACGGCGACCACCTCTCCGTAACCGTGGCGGGCAGCGGTATCGAGCTGATGCGCTACGTCTACCGGGCCGAGGACGCGTGGGAGGCCCCGAAGCCGTACATCCATCCCCTGCGCACGCTGTCCGGGCGCGTGGTGACCGGATACCGACCCCACGACCACCGCTGGCACAAGGGGCTGCAGATGACCGCCTCGCACCTGTCGGGCCAGAACCTGTGGGGCGGCAACACCTATGTGCGCGGGGAGGGATATCTCGCCCTGCCGGAGCGCGTGGGCTCCATGGCCCACATCGGCTTCGACGAGGTGTCGGTGCACGAGGGCGGGGCCCGCTTCACCGAGCGGCTCACCTGGCATCCGCACGGCGGCGGGCTCTGGGCCGACGAGACCCGCCGCATCGAGGTGCACGACGTCGACGAGACGGCCGGCAGCTGGGCGCTGACCTGGGAGTCCTCGATCACCAACCGGCGTGGCGAACCGCTGCGCTTCGGCAGCCCCACGACGGCCGGCCGCGACGACGCCGGATACACCGGCCTGTTCTGGCGGGGGCCGCGCGCCTTCCGGGACGGGCGGATCCTCGCACCACGGGGGCAGGGGCCGGAGCTGATGGGCCGGCAGGCGCAGTGGCTGGCGTACACCGGCGAGCACGACGGGGCCGACGGACACGCCACGCTCGTCTTCGTCCACGCCCCGGGCAACGACCACACGGGCGAGGGCGGCGCGCATCCCTCGCACTGGTTCGTCCGCAACTCGCCGTTCGCCGCCGTCGCTCCGTCGTTCGCCTTCCACGAGGAACTGGTCCTGGACCCGGGCGCGACGCTGACGCGCCGGTACCAGGTGCTGGTCGCCGACGGCTCCTGGGACCGCGGACGGATCGCCGGCCGGGTCGCCGCCCTGTCGTGGTAAGGGCTCAGCCCCGCGAGATGAGCTTCCTGGATTCCAGGTAGGCGCGGGCGACGTCCTCGGGAAGCCGGCGCCAGCTGTCGACCTGCTCGTTCATCCGGGCCAGGTCGGCCGTGGTCAGTACGGTGTTCAGCCGCCCCAGTGCGTCGCGCACCCCGGCGCTGCCGGCCCGGGCCCGGTTGACGACCGGGACCAGGTGGTCGGCGTTCTGCAGGTGCTCGTCGTCCGCCTAGAAACCGGCCGTGATGATCCGGCCGAGTCCGCCGCCGCCGACCAGCGCGGCCAGGGTGGCGGTGGCCACGAGCTGGACGGCGGCGACGCGTGCCCCGGTGAGGACGAGCGGGAGTGCCAGGGGCAGTTCGACCTGCCACAGCATCTGCGCCCCGGTCATGCCCATCCCCCGGGCCGCCCGGACGACGTCGGGGTCGACCTCGCGCATCCCCACGTAGGCGTTGGTGAGGAGCGGAGGGACGGAGAAGAGGACCAGCGCGATGACGGTCGGACCCTGCCCGAACCCGCCGACGGGGCTGAGCAGCAGGAGGACCAGGACGGCGAAGGTGGGAACGGCCCGGCCGATGTCGGAGATGTTGACGGCGAGGGCGCCGCCCTTGCCGAGGTGGCCGAGCACGAGGGCGACCGGCAGGGCCACGACGCAGCTGATCAGGAGGCAGGCGACGGTGAGGAACAGGTGCTCGCCGAGCCTGATCCCGATGCCGTCGGGCCCCGGCCAGTGGGCGGATGTGGTCAGCCAGGACCAGGCCTCCGCGACTGTGTTCACGTGGCCCTCCTGGTCCAGGGCGTCGCCAGGCGTTGTACCGCGAGAAGCAGCAGGTCCGCGGCGACCGCGATGATGACGCAGAGCACGGAGGCCGTGAGCACCTGGGCCTTGAAGTAGGTGTTCATGCCGGAGTGGATGAGGTTGCCCAGCCCGCCGAAACCGACGATGGCTCCGATGGTCACCAGGGAGACCGCCGATACGGTGGCGATGCGCAGCCCCGCCATCGCGGCGGGCAGGGCGAGTGGGAGCTCCACGGCCAGGAGCATGCGCAGGGGGCCGTATCCCATGCCACGCGCGGCCTGACGGGTCTCCTCGGGTACGGCACGCAGTCCCGCGAGGATGTTGCGGACCAGGAGGGTCAGCGAATAGAGGACGAGTCCGGCGATCACGAGTCCGGCCGACAGCCCGTACACCGGCAGCAGCAGCGAGAACATGGCCAGTGAGGGGATGGTGTACAGGACGGTGGTCAGACCCAGGACGGGCCCGGTGGCCCAGCGGCGGTGGCGGGCGGCGAGGGCGAGGGGCAGGGCGACCAGGAGCCCGAGCAGGACGGAGACGGCGGTCAGCTGGAGGTGCTGGAGCGTGGCGTCCCAGAGGATCTCGCGCCGGCTGGTGAGGTAGGCGCCGCAGACCC from Streptomyces sp. B1I3 includes:
- a CDS encoding ABC transporter permease; the protein is MTAPPDDCLACNEWVCGAYLTSRREILWDATLQHLQLTAVSVLLGLLVALPLALAARHRRWATGPVLGLTTVLYTIPSLAMFSLLLPVYGLSAGLVIAGLVLYSLTLLVRNILAGLRAVPEETRQAARGMGYGPLRMLLAVELPLALPAAMAGLRIATVSAVSLVTIGAIVGFGGLGNLIHSGMNTYFKAQVLTASVLCVIIAVAADLLLLAVQRLATPWTRRAT
- a CDS encoding Gfo/Idh/MocA family protein, with the protein product MFATPSHPSYRPVRVAVVGTGAIARGSHLPALTALGAEQPLEIVAAVDVDRASAEAFCAEAGTARPYTDLDRMLAEERPDLVTLATPPRYHRDQTVAALRAGAWVWCEKPPCPSLEDFDAIEAAEGTGAGGPYAAIVFQHRFGSGPRHVGELLAAQALGRPLVAHCQTTWYRDEEYYAVPWRGRWSSEGGGPAMGHGIHQMDLLLDLLGPWAEIRAMAGRLVHDVETEDVSTALVRFRNGTMATVVNSVLSPDQVSRIRIDCERATVELTHLYGHRNADWRITPAPGVPAEEAAGWLDFGPDEPSSHEAQLRGLLEDLRAGRRPRSSGTDGRKSLELVAALYKAAFRGTTVRAGEIGPGDPFYGSLHGDSPGWAPGPLGRAVEVTA
- a CDS encoding PmoA family protein; protein product: MTRAVELVHRHGDHLSVTVAGSGIELMRYVYRAEDAWEAPKPYIHPLRTLSGRVVTGYRPHDHRWHKGLQMTASHLSGQNLWGGNTYVRGEGYLALPERVGSMAHIGFDEVSVHEGGARFTERLTWHPHGGGLWADETRRIEVHDVDETAGSWALTWESSITNRRGEPLRFGSPTTAGRDDAGYTGLFWRGPRAFRDGRILAPRGQGPELMGRQAQWLAYTGEHDGADGHATLVFVHAPGNDHTGEGGAHPSHWFVRNSPFAAVAPSFAFHEELVLDPGATLTRRYQVLVADGSWDRGRIAGRVAALSW